The sequence TAGAAAAAAACCCATACTACTTTGCCTGTCCTATGAGCAATACACTCTTAAGCGGTAATCCGGACTTTAAAAAAGAAAACTTCCTCTTTACCTACCGTAAGGCGCAACTTGCTTATGGTTATGAAGTTCTTCATGCAGAAGTGAATGATATTGATGGAGAGAAACAAAAAGTATTTACAAATAAAGAGACTATATCTTATGATTATCTCGTTTTAGCACCAGGGATTGAATATGACTACAGAGTAGAGTTTCCTAATTGGAGTGATGCTAAAATTGCCCGAGCAAAAATTGAAGCTCCAGGTGGGCTAATTAGTGATGCTGGTGTGGAACACTCTATTTTATTAGAGCAGTTAGAGGAGTTTAAAGAGCAAGGCGCTAAGGGAGAGATAGTTATCATCCCTCAAAGAACAAAAATCTTTAGCTCTCTAGAGAAAAGTCTCTCTCACAAATCAGTGGTTAGATGTGCACCCGCATCTTATGAGAGAGCGTGTATGATAGGCGATTGGATTAAACGAAACAATCTTGTTGGTAAGGCTAAAGTAGTTGTGCTAGATAGTTCTCTCTCGCCTCAGGCTAAACCAGCCGCTTTTGCTCAAGTATTTGATGATTTATACAAGGGAGTAATCGAATATGTAGGTGGTTTTGACTTGATTGATGTAGATTTTGACACCAAAGAGATACTCTATAGAGATATTGATGATGATTTGAACTACATTGTATTAAGACGAAAATATGATATCTTAAATCTTATTCCAATTCAAAAAGCGAGTAGTGTAGTAGAGATGGCAGATATAAAAACAAATAGTTGGGGTGGGGCACTCATAGATCCAAGAAGACTTACAAGCCTTAGCGATTCTCGTATCTATGTTGTAGGAGATAGTGCCGTTCTTGCAAATAGTAAAAATGTAAGTATCCCTCCTGCGGCACAATCTGCATACTCTCTGGGAAAAGAGGTTGGTGCAATGATTGCAAATAGAGTTATAAAAAATAAGCAAACTGAGCTTAATTCTTTTGTAGTTGGATGTTCCTCTATGGTCTCTACAAAACCGCTTAAACTTGGTATAAATATAATGAAAGAGTTTGGATTTGACAAAAACAATGATATGTGGGTTCGTGATTCTTTAGAAGTAAATGAAGATGGAAAATATTATGATGAATCTGGTGGTGAAGGATTGGTTGGCTGGTTCGAAGCAATAACAGGGGATACTTTTGCTTCATTTTAAAAAAAGTATTTGAGCAAATAAGGTTAAAGCACCTAGCTATTAAAATTTACAAAACTTGATATAATGACCATGCTTAAAACCAGCAAAGGATGATTTTTATGCATGTAGTGCAATCAATGTATAGAGAAGAGATTGCGTATGATTGGAAAAAATTGATAACTAAGTTAGCATTTATAAAATGACTGTCTTGGTTCATGGCTTCTACAGAGACAAAACAGATATGTCTTATCTTCACTATGGTTTGGACTCTTTAGGATTTGAAACATTTGTAGTCAATTTGCCTAGCACTTTTGGTACATTTGAGGATATGGTAGACTCTATGGCTCTACAGCTTAAAGTATTTCAAGACAAAGAGCTCAAGATGAATTTTGTAGCACATAGCATGGGTGGTCTTATCACAAGAAGATATATCCAAACACATCCAAAGGTAAGGGTAGGGTCATGTGTATTTATATCCACTCCACACAAAGGAACTAAGCTAGCAGATATCGCAAAGAGCAAAATACCTTGGTTTTTATCTGTTTTTAGGCCTATAAAAGAACTATCAAGTGACATCTCCTACACACCATTTTTGAACAAATCATTCAAACTAGGACTTATAGCAGGGAGTAGCAATAAAGATATATTGGGACGTATTTTTATGCCAGAAAATAGCGATGGCAGGGTATCTGTAGAGTCTGCAATGTCAGATGATGCAGATGAGTTTATTATACTACCCTTTGGTCACGATGAAATTCACCATAAAGAAATAACACTGAAATATATTGTAAACTTTTTACAATTTGGTACCTTTAAATTAAAATGAATAAAAATAGTAAATCAATGACTTATAATATTAGCATTTAATATGAGGTTAAAATAGATTAAAACTATAAAAAGTTAAGTGTCGTGTGTTATACTTCTTATGAAAAAACAGTATCTACTTTTTATAAGGAAAAGCATGAAAGTTGCGGTTGAATGTAAATCTCCCTTATTGCAAAAATCATTAGAAATCTTTTTATCTTCGCACTTAAGCTCTATAAAAAACTCTCATATTGTTGTTCGTGACTATAAAGTTTTGGGCGATGATAGAGGATTTTATATCTCAAAAGATAGTGATGGAGATCTTATAAAGCCATTTTCAAAATCAAGTCTCATTATGGCTTTGCAAAAAAAATATAAAAAGATAAGTCCAAAGGTAGATGTTCATAACTTAGATATTTTAGATGAAAATGAGATGGATTTTAGTATCTTGCAAAGACGCATAGAGAGCTTGACAAAAGAGTATCAAGACAATGTTTTAAAGGCAGTTAGAGCATTTTATGAAAGATAAAAATACAAAACCACTAACAAAAAAAATAATCTCAGGTAAGTTTAAAAACAGAGTCTTAAAACTTCCATCAAAGACAACTACTCGCGCCTCAAAAGCCATAGTCTTAGAGTCCTTTTTTAACACTATTCAGTTTGATATCATAGATGCAACTTTTGTGGAAGTCTTCTCAGGAAGTGGTTCCATAGGGCTTGAAGCTTTAAGCCGTGGAGCAAAAGAGATTATCTTTATGGAAAAAGATAGAGATGCGATAAAAGTTTTAAAACAAAACATATCTTTGACTGACCCAGCTGCATGTGAAATCTTTAGTGGAGATAGCTTTGCTAATATGAAAAATGTAGTATCAAAACTTTTGAAAACCTCTCAAAAAGCTTACTTTTATGTAGATCCTCCTTTTAATATTAGAGAAGGGATGGAAGATATCTATGACAATATGGTAAAAATGTTAGCCTCAATACCAGCAGAAGTAGTAGAATCCATTATCATAGAGCATATAAGTGTCTTAGAGATACCACAAAATATGGGCCCATATAAAATTAAAAAAACTAAAA is a genomic window of Sulfurimonas hongkongensis containing:
- a CDS encoding alpha/beta fold hydrolase encodes the protein MTVLVHGFYRDKTDMSYLHYGLDSLGFETFVVNLPSTFGTFEDMVDSMALQLKVFQDKELKMNFVAHSMGGLITRRYIQTHPKVRVGSCVFISTPHKGTKLADIAKSKIPWFLSVFRPIKELSSDISYTPFLNKSFKLGLIAGSSNKDILGRIFMPENSDGRVSVESAMSDDADEFIILPFGHDEIHHKEITLKYIVNFLQFGTFKLK
- a CDS encoding FAD-dependent oxidoreductase, with translation MDRRKFLALWGLSASALAMSGCKNVQVPQIDKRTTGLPERAKRKGFRVVVVGGGFGGLNTASAIKQNDPNNEIEVLVIEKNPYYFACPMSNTLLSGNPDFKKENFLFTYRKAQLAYGYEVLHAEVNDIDGEKQKVFTNKETISYDYLVLAPGIEYDYRVEFPNWSDAKIARAKIEAPGGLISDAGVEHSILLEQLEEFKEQGAKGEIVIIPQRTKIFSSLEKSLSHKSVVRCAPASYERACMIGDWIKRNNLVGKAKVVVLDSSLSPQAKPAAFAQVFDDLYKGVIEYVGGFDLIDVDFDTKEILYRDIDDDLNYIVLRRKYDILNLIPIQKASSVVEMADIKTNSWGGALIDPRRLTSLSDSRIYVVGDSAVLANSKNVSIPPAAQSAYSLGKEVGAMIANRVIKNKQTELNSFVVGCSSMVSTKPLKLGINIMKEFGFDKNNDMWVRDSLEVNEDGKYYDESGGEGLVGWFEAITGDTFASF
- the rsmD gene encoding 16S rRNA (guanine(966)-N(2))-methyltransferase RsmD; protein product: MKDKNTKPLTKKIISGKFKNRVLKLPSKTTTRASKAIVLESFFNTIQFDIIDATFVEVFSGSGSIGLEALSRGAKEIIFMEKDRDAIKVLKQNISLTDPAACEIFSGDSFANMKNVVSKLLKTSQKAYFYVDPPFNIREGMEDIYDNMVKMLASIPAEVVESIIIEHISVLEIPQNMGPYKIKKTKKFGNTTLTYLEEGLS